A genomic window from Prunus persica cultivar Lovell chromosome G2, Prunus_persica_NCBIv2, whole genome shotgun sequence includes:
- the LOC18785414 gene encoding protein ECERIFERUM 1, producing MAESLYKPLEFEQVDRERNWDDQIVFNGILFCLGSRHMPGAQNLPLWRTDGVLLTILLHAGPVEYLYYWLHRALHHHFLYSRYHSHHHSSIVTEPITSVIHPFAEHIAYFVLFAIPMLTTTLTGTASIISFAGYVTYIDFMNNMGHCNFELIPNWLFSIFPPLKYLMYTPSFHSLHHTQFRTNYSLFMPIYDYIYGTMDKSSDSLYETSLKRKEETPDVLHLTHLTTPESIYHLPLGFASLSSKPHTSHWYLWLMWPVTLWSAMLTWIYGRTFVVERQRFDKLRLQTWVIPKYSLQYFLQWQNEAINGLIEEAILEAEEKANK from the exons ATGGCCGAATCGTTGTACAAACCTCTTGAGTTTGAGCAAGTCGACCGAGAAAGAAATTG GGATGATCAAATAGTGTTCAATGGGATTTTGTTCTGCCTAGGCAGCAGGCATATGCCTGGGGCTCAAAATCTGCCACTTTGGAGGACAGATGGGGTTCTCTTGACGATTTTGCTGCATGCTGGCCCAGTGGAGTACCTCTACTATTGGCTCCACAGAGCACTTCACCATCATTTCCTCTACTCTCGCTACCATTCTCATCACCATTCCTCTATTGTCACTGAGCCAATCACTT CTGTGATTCATCCATTTGCGGAGCACATAGCATATTTCGTACTCTTTGCTATACCTATGTTGACGACTACACTCACGGGGACAGCTTCAATCATATCCTTTGCTGGCTATGTTACTTATATTGACTTCATGAACAACATGGGACACTGCAATTTTGAGCTCATTCCAAACTGgctcttctccattttccctcCTCTTAAGTATCTCATGTACACCCCATC GTTCCACTCTTTGCATCACACGCAATTCAGGACCAATTACTCACTCTTCATGCCAATCTACGACTACATCTATGGAACCATGGACAAATCTTCAGATTCTCTCTACGAAACTTCACtcaagagaaaggaagaaacacCAGATGTCCTTCATCTAACTCATCTAACAACACCTGAGTCCATCTATCATCTACCGCTAGGATTTGCTTCCTTGTCCTCTAAGCCCCACACATCACACTGGTACCTATGGTTGATGTGGCCTGTGACACTGTGGTCCGCGATGCTTACTTGGATCTATGGCCGTACATTTGTGGTTGAGCGGCAGCGTTTTGACAAGCTAAGATTACAAACTTGGGTCATACCCAAATACAGCTTGCAA TACTTCTTGCAATGGCAAAATGAAGCTATCAATGGTTTGATTGAGGAAGCCATACTGGAAGCAGAGGAAAAgg CAAACAAATGA
- the LOC18787718 gene encoding protein ECERIFERUM 1 has protein sequence MQGEELNRYGGLYVHRYPELKMKVVDGSSLAVAVILNSIPKGTTEVLLRGNLTKVAYATAFALCQKGIQVATLNQTEYLKLTKSLNVTDSRLVLARSYAQKIWLVGDGLSEEEQLRAPKGTLFVPFSQFPQKKLRKDCFYHYTPAMKTPPSLENVHACENWLPRRVMSAWRIAGIVHALEGWKEHECGYNMSNIDKVWQATLQHGFQPLMISTTHTKN, from the exons ATGCAGGGTGAGGAGCTGAACAGATACGGGGGTCTATATGTTCACAGGTATCCTGAGCTGAAAATGAAGGTGGTGGATGGAAGTAGCTTAGCTGTGGCTGTAATCTTAAACAGCATTCCAAAAGGGACAACCGAAGTTCTTCTGAGAGGCAACCTCACCAAGGTTGCTTATGCCACTGCCTTTGCTTTGTGTCAGAAGGGTATCCAG GTAGCTACTTTGAACCAGACCGAGTATTTGAAGCTAACAAAATCATTAAATGTCACTGACAGTCGTTTGGTCCTTGCAAGAAGTTATGCCCAAAAG ATTTGGTTAGTGGGAGATGGATTGAGTGAAGAAGAACAACTGAGAGCACCGAAAGGAACATTATTTGTTCCTTTCTCCCAATTCCCACAAAAAAAACTGCGTAAAGACTGCTTCTACCACTACACTCCAGCAATGAAGACACCCCCATCTCTTGAGAATGTTCATGCTTGTGAG AATTGGTTGCCAAGAAGGGTGATGAGTGCATGGCGCATAGCAGGCATAGTGCATGCCTTGGAAGGCTGGAAGGAGCATGAGTGTGGGTACAACATGTCCAATATTGACAAAGTTTGGCAAGCAACTCTCCAACATGGCTTTCAGCCTCTCATGATCTCTACCACCCACACCAAAAATTAG
- the LOC109947071 gene encoding TMV resistance protein N-like, producing MPSTPLSFQISISIFVIFQAIYDQLSALIFEYLISEVLVSLSSIYSRSSRFPMALSTQRASAFLPSADQSAPPQWNYDVFLSFRGVDTRNSFLSHLYHELQHRCIKTFMDDPKLERGTTISSELFKAIQESRLAIVVLSPNYASSSWCLDELTNNLQCMKSNDTVLPMFFNVDPSDVRIQSGIFAGAFAEHEKRFREDIEKVKRWRAALTEVANLSGFNSKNE from the exons ATGCCTTCAACGCCCCTAAGtttccaaatttcaatttcaatcttTGTGATTTTTCAAGCCATTTATGATCAGTTGAGTGCTTTgatttttgaatatttaattagCGAAGTTCTTGTTTCATTGAGTAGTATTTACAGCAGAAGCAGCAGATTTCCAATGGCGTTGAGCACCCAAAGAGCCTCTGCCTTTCTTCCTTCAGCTGATCAGTCGGCTCCTCCTCAATGGAACTACGATGTGTTTTTAAGTTTCAGGGGTGTAGACACTCGAAATAGCTTTTTATCCCATTTATACCACGAATTACAGCACAGGTGCATCAAAACATTCATGGATGATCCAAAGCTTGAAA GAGGGACAACTATTTCTTCTGAGCTCTTCAAAGCAATCCAAGAATCAAGGCTTGCAATCGTTGTTCTCTCGCCAAActatgcttcttcttcctggTGCTTGGATGAACTTACAAATAATCTCCAATGCATGAAATCCAACGACACAGTTCTGCCTATGTTTTTTAATGTGGATCCCTCCGATGTGCGAATACAAAGTGGCATTTTTGCAGGCGCGTTCGCCGAGCATGAGAAAAGGTTTAGGGAAGATATAGAAAAGGTGAAGCGCTGGAGAGCTGCTTTAACAGAAGTTGCCAATTTATCTGGGTTCAattcaaaaaatgaataa
- the LOC109947381 gene encoding TMV resistance protein N-like, translating into MASDLIIVLPCTCERKLIEKIVEWVWRKVHRTFKLLDSTELVGIKFTREQMDLLLDPTDDVRFVGIWGMGGIGKTTIARLVYESIYIHFEVSCFLANVREASEGNCLVDLQTQLLFPVLKKQITQVLNEDWGTYFIKNCLCNKKVLLILDDVNASSQLEKFAKEKDWFGKGSIIIITTRDKRLVKKHDMEISYKVEGFGDDEALELFGLNAFKKFEPEEGFLELSKCFVNYVGGLPLALKILGCSF; encoded by the exons ATGGCTTCTGACTTAATCATTGTTCTTCCTTGTACGTGTGAAAGAAAGCTCATTGAAAAGATTGTTGAATGGGTATGGAGGAAAGTGCATCGCACATTCAAATTGTTAGATTCCACAGAGTTAGTGGGAATTAAGTTTACACGTGAGCAAATGGATTTGCTTTTAGATCCTACAGATGATGTTCGCTTTGTAGGGATATGGGGGATGGGAGGCATTGGCAAGACAACCATTGCTAGGCTTGTTTATGAAAGcatatatattcattttgaAGTTAGCTGCTTTCTTGCTAATGTTAGAGAGGCTTCTGAAGGTAACTGTCTTGTTGATCTACAAACACAGCTTCTTTTCCCTGTcttgaagaaacaaattaCTCAAGTTTTGAATGAAGACTGGGGGACCTATTTCATTAAGAATTGCTTATGTAATAAAAAGGTTCTTCTCATTCTTGATGATGTGAATGCATCAAGCCAACTAGAGAAATTTGCTAAGGAAAAGGATTGGTTTGGCAAGGGGAGTATAATCATCATTACAACTAGAGATAAACGGTTGGTTAAAAAGCATGATATGGAGATATCATATAAGGTTGAGGGATTTGGCGATGACGAGGCTCTTGAGCTCTTTGGTCTGAACgcctttaaaaaatttgagccTGAGGAAGGTTTTTTGGAATTGTCCAAGTGCTTTGTAAATTATGTGGGAGGCCTTCCATTAGCTCTTAAAATTTTGGGATGCTCT TTTTGA